CGGCGCGGCGACCAGAACTTCGCCCAGCCGCAGGGCGGCCCGCACCGCCGCGCGCAACCCAGGCGAGGCGATGCCGTCATCGTTGGTAACCAGGATGAGAGGCCGATTCGTGTTGTGTGCCATGAAAGCCCTCCTCGCGGGGATTATACGAGAATCGGCCTCTTTCTCCAACCGCACGGGCGACTGCGCGGGCCCTACCAGGACGGCCAGCCTTGCTCAACGTGGCGCGATGGCTTGTGCTTTCCCACGGGCCGCTTGAACACCAGGCTCATCACTGTGCTCTCGGCGGCCCTGCCCGCCAGTTCCCAGCCCTCCTGTCCCAGCGCGTTCAGGACTTCTTCGTGCTCCTCCTTCAGGCGTGCGCCCCAGCCGCTCTTGAACACCAACACGCGGTACTCCCATTTGGTCATGGATACCCCTCCTTGGGGAAGCGCCCTGTCATTCCTTCGGGGCGTTCTGCGCCAGGGCTGTGGCGGCCATCAACCCGCCCAGGTTCATCGTGTCCACGGCGGAAGACGGCACAATCACGAGCGCGCCCTTCTCCTTCAGGCCCTCAAACAGCATGTTCATGGCGCGCAGGTGCAGGGCCGTGGGGTTCTCCTGATAGGCCAGCGACGCCTCGCGGAAACTCTCGGCGATCTGCTTCTCGGACTCGCCCAGGATGACGCGCGCCTGGCGCTCGCGCTCGGCCTGCGCCTGGCGGGACATGGCATCCTCCAGCGCCTCGGGAATCACGATGTCGCGGATTTCCACCGACTGCACCGTGATGCCCCAGGGGTTGGTGCGGGCGTCAATGATCTTCTGGAGTTCCTCGTCCATTTTGGCGCGCCCCACCAGGATATCGGCCAGATCCATCTGCCCGATGACCTCGCGCAGGGCCGTCTGCGCCGCCCACGCGATGGCCGTCTTGTAGTCCTCCACCTCCAGCGCCGCCTTCTCCGCATCCCAGACCATCCAGAACAGCACCGCGTCCACGTCCACGGGCACGGTGTCCTTGGTGAGGGTCTTCTCCGCATTGAACGGCGTTACCATCACCCGATGGTCAATCCACTTGCGGACCGAGTCCACGATGGGGATGATCCAGAACAGGCCAGGCCCTTTCAGCCCGCGGAAACGGCCGAACCGCAGGACGACGGCCTTCTCCCACTGGTCGGCAACCTTGATGGCGAACAGCAGGTAGAGACCGATCAGAACCCCGCCGGCGGCCACCATCGCGATGAGCCAGTCCGGCGCGGCTGTCCAGGCGTCCAGCCCGATGGCCAGGAGCGACGTGACCAGGAGCGCGAGGAAGAAGGCGGCCACGGATATGCCGTTGACCATCCTCGCCTCCAGCGCGGCTTGCTCCGGCGAAAGAATCCTTTTCCTTCGGGTTACAGTTGCCATTGAAATCCTCCTCACGTGTTTTGGGTGTTTGTTTCGGTGTGCGCGCGTTCTGTGCGCTTCTGCCACTGCGTCAGTTCTTGCAGGAAGGCGTCCTGTACCTCGTCGGGCCGGTATCCGAGACTCAGCGCGTCCAGAATGGCATGGCTCATGATTTGCCGCAGTTGCTCTTCTCGGAATGCGGCCAGCCGCGCCTCGTCGGGGTGCTCGGCGATGTAGGTGCCGCGCCCCTGCTGGGTGGAGATGACCCCCTGGCTGTCCAGGATCGCGTAGGCACGGGCCACGGTATTCGGGTCCACCCTGAGGTCCACGGCCAGTTGGCGAATGGTGGGCAACTGTTGGCCAGGGCGCAGCACCCCCGTGGCCACGAGGTGCCGAATCCGATCCACGATCTGCATGTAGATGGGCACGCCGCTTTCCGCGTTGATTCGGATGTTCACATGCAGCCTCCGAAATTGTACGATTCTCACTAGTACAATTATAGCACAGAACCGGCGGCTTGTCAAATGGATTCTACTAATTTGAATAGTACAATTGGCTTACCCCACTGGGAGATTCGGCGCGTGCGGAGTACGCAACCCTCGGCGTCTATGGAAAGCCGCCCTACAGACTGGGAGATTCGGCGCGTGCGGGAGAACGCAACCCTCGGCGGCTATGGAAAGCCGCCCTACGTGTCTACATCTATGTCATTCGTGTAGATTCGTGTTATTCGTGGATAGCGGTTAACGACCGCAGGGCTATTTCAGGCGGCGCAGGAGGTCCTGGGCCGGCGCGGCGAAGCGGCCCCTGGGCTGCACGTCCAGCACGCGCGTCAGGTGGTACGTGGCCCTGGCGCGGTCGCCCAGGGCGTAGTACAAACTGCCGGCGTGGTACTGCACCGAAGGGCTGTCGCCGTCCAGCCGCAAGGCGGTTTCCAGGGCCTCGCGCGCGCCGACCAGGTCGTTGGACAGGAACAGCGCCCACCCCAGGGCGTCGTGGGCCGCGGGGTCCTCGGGAAGGAGCGCGGTCGCTTTGCGGGCGGCGGCCACCCCATTGCCCGCGACGCCGGCCAGGTGCTCGGTGTAGAACTGCGCCAGCGCAAGCCAGAAGCGCCCGTCCTGCGGCGAAAGTTCCGTGGCCTTCGTGTACCACGCCTCGGCCTCCGTGAACAGGTTCTCGGCGGCGTAGGCGTCGGCCAGCGCGACGCAGGCCGCGGCGTTCTTGGGGTCTAGGTTGAAGAGCGTGGCGTAGTGCGCCCGCGCGGCGGCGTAGTGCCCTGCGGCGCGCTCCACCTCGCCCAGGAAGTACCAGACGAGGGGATACGCGGGCCAGCGCGACGCGGCATCCCGCAAGAGGCCCATGGCGCCGGCGTCGTCGCCGTCCAGGTGCAGGCAATAGGCGTAGTAGGTCTGCGCCACGGGCGAGTCGGGGGCCAAGTCCCGCGCCCGCCCGAACATCGCCCGCGCGGCCCGCTGTTCGTCCATGGACAGCAGCGCCACGCCGACGCGCAGGTAGAAGTCGGGCGAGCCGGGAGGGTCGCCTGCGCTGAGGGCCGCCGTCAGGGGGACTGCCGACTCCACGCCGCGAACGAGCGCCGCCGCATCTTCGGGCTTGTCGTCCAGCAGGAGCAGGATGCTCGCGCGCAGGCGCGTCTTCTCGTCCCGCGGCGCCAGGCGCAGGGAGCGGCTGACGATGGGTTGCGCCTGCCGGAAATCCCCGCGCCGCCACAGATGCTCCGCGTAGCGGCCCAAGACCAGCGGGTCGCTCCAACCCGCCCGCACAGCCTCGGCCCAAAGGCGGCCGGCGCGGTAGGCGTCCTCCTCGGCCTCGGCCAGGCCGGCGAGCGCCCGCGCCCGCGTCCACGGACTCGCCGCCGCCTGCGCGAGGGATTGCCGCGCGCCGTCCCGTTCTTCCAGCGCGCTCTGCGCGACGCCCAGGCGCAGAAGAATCGTGGCGCGGCCGGGAAGCACGGCGGCGGCCTGCTCATACACCTGGCGCGCCAGGGTGTACTCGCCCGCGCGCAGGTGCATGTCTCCAACTCGCACCTGGTGCGCCACACCCGCGAGCGGATCCTGGGCGGCGAAGGCCAGCGCCACGAGAATCAACGCGACGAAAGCAGCCCTCCATCCGATGCGCCTCTTCGTCATGGCAGGCCGACCTCCTCATCGGGCCGCGCGGCCGTCGGCGATGGACAGCAGCGCATGCTCCAGCGCCGGGCCAAGCGACTCGGCCGCGAACTGGGCCTGGGCGCGCGCGCGCAGCGCGGCTCCGATGGCCTGCGCGTCGGCCGACGCCGCGAGTTCGGCCAGTTGGCGGGCCAGCGCATCGGAGTCGCCCACGGGCGCGTAGCGGCCCCAATCGCCCAGGTACTCGCGGCTGACGGGCGAGTCAAACGCCACGGTGGGCAGGCGCATGGCCATGTAGTTCAGGAGTTTGCCGTGCCCCTCGGTGTCCGAGACCTTTGGCGCTACCGCCATGTCTCCGATGGAGAGGTAGCGCGGGGCGTCGTCGTAGGAGATCTTTCCGGTGAACGTAACCCGGGCCGCTACGCCCATCTCTTCGGCCAGGCGTCGGAATGCGTCGGCCTGGGGATAGCCCATGATGACGAAATGGGCGGGCGGGGCGTCGGCGGGCCAGGCGGCGATGGCGCGAAGAAGGTGATGGGTGCCCTGGTGGCGGCCCAGCAGGCCCAGGTACACGATGACCTTGCGGTCGGCGGGGATGCCCAGGGCGGCCT
The window above is part of the Chloroflexota bacterium genome. Proteins encoded here:
- a CDS encoding DUF4177 domain-containing protein; amino-acid sequence: MTKWEYRVLVFKSGWGARLKEEHEEVLNALGQEGWELAGRAAESTVMSLVFKRPVGKHKPSRHVEQGWPSW
- a CDS encoding slipin family protein — protein: MVNGISVAAFFLALLVTSLLAIGLDAWTAAPDWLIAMVAAGGVLIGLYLLFAIKVADQWEKAVVLRFGRFRGLKGPGLFWIIPIVDSVRKWIDHRVMVTPFNAEKTLTKDTVPVDVDAVLFWMVWDAEKAALEVEDYKTAIAWAAQTALREVIGQMDLADILVGRAKMDEELQKIIDARTNPWGITVQSVEIRDIVIPEALEDAMSRQAQAERERQARVILGESEKQIAESFREASLAYQENPTALHLRAMNMLFEGLKEKGALVIVPSSAVDTMNLGGLMAATALAQNAPKE
- a CDS encoding GntR family transcriptional regulator, which codes for MNIRINAESGVPIYMQIVDRIRHLVATGVLRPGQQLPTIRQLAVDLRVDPNTVARAYAILDSQGVISTQQGRGTYIAEHPDEARLAAFREEQLRQIMSHAILDALSLGYRPDEVQDAFLQELTQWQKRTERAHTETNTQNT
- a CDS encoding tetratricopeptide repeat protein, with protein sequence MTKRRIGWRAAFVALILVALAFAAQDPLAGVAHQVRVGDMHLRAGEYTLARQVYEQAAAVLPGRATILLRLGVAQSALEERDGARQSLAQAAASPWTRARALAGLAEAEEDAYRAGRLWAEAVRAGWSDPLVLGRYAEHLWRRGDFRQAQPIVSRSLRLAPRDEKTRLRASILLLLDDKPEDAAALVRGVESAVPLTAALSAGDPPGSPDFYLRVGVALLSMDEQRAARAMFGRARDLAPDSPVAQTYYAYCLHLDGDDAGAMGLLRDAASRWPAYPLVWYFLGEVERAAGHYAAARAHYATLFNLDPKNAAACVALADAYAAENLFTEAEAWYTKATELSPQDGRFWLALAQFYTEHLAGVAGNGVAAARKATALLPEDPAAHDALGWALFLSNDLVGAREALETALRLDGDSPSVQYHAGSLYYALGDRARATYHLTRVLDVQPRGRFAAPAQDLLRRLK